In Macaca thibetana thibetana isolate TM-01 chromosome 12, ASM2454274v1, whole genome shotgun sequence, the genomic window CCAACCTGCAGGTCCGAGCTAAGGTCCTGCACATAACCACAACCACCCCCACTGCTCGGCTCTACTTCTTCCACAACATGAATTCTGGCATCTTTCCatgtttctataattttctttccagTTAGCGTTGTCACCCTGGTGCATTGCTTCCTGAGATTATTCCGGGAGAATGCTTTAATTTCCTGGTTAAGGGAGTGCATTACATGAGCAGAGGCTGGGAACAAAT contains:
- the DUSP19 gene encoding dual specificity protein phosphatase 19 isoform X2, translated to MHSLNQEIKAFSRNNLRKQCTRVTTLTGKKIIETWKDARIHVVEEVEPSSGGGCGYVQDLSSDLQVGVIKPWLLLGSQDAAHDLDTLKKNKNVLNLLKKQKERMEWFLFIVMQEFPGLLQL